The Anopheles gambiae chromosome 2, idAnoGambNW_F1_1, whole genome shotgun sequence genomic sequence TTCATTCAAAAATATATGATCATCATTAGTTATGGCGTATTTTAGGAAAACCCTACACCACGAGAAGCTCTCTACGCGCAAGATTAAGTGACGCTTCGTTTTACCATCTCACATTACACGAACACGAATGTATGAGTGGACGCGTAAGTAGGGACCCTCTTGCCCCCACCATTATGGGTCATAAATTATACTCCCTTTTTTGCCGgcactctttctctatctctctctcggcATTCTTTCCCCTTTTGCCTGGGAGGGATTGCGCGAACCGTGCGCGAGTACTTGCTGCACCTAACACGTAATTGCTCATTATCAATTTCAACGTAATTTGCCGATGATGAACAAATAATCATATAATGATAATGATCCAACCCGCGAGCAGAGAACGAGAGATGGTTCGCGTTCGTTGCTTCGCTCCATTTTCACGTACGGCTTGAACCTTTGCGAACAGTACGGCAACATGGCAGAGCCTTCGGCAGAGCTTAAGGCTTTAAAGGAGGCAGCACTTACTCCTTGAGGCGCCTAGCCTCGCCGATTCGATGGTCATTGAAACTAGACCTTCACAAAGCATTGGTTGCTGCAAACATACACTCTCACCTTCTCCTTGTGCGCGCGattcattttcttcaaaacATAGCAAACATCATCTGTGCAAAAGCAGAGGGAAGCAGATGGAGAGAAACCATCTTCTCATGATGACAGCCGGTAACTAACTACCCGCTACTCAATCATTCAAACCTGTCAGCGAAAGCGACCCCGAAGCTggggcgtgtgcgtgtgtagtgTACGGTTTTTTGCTCAACCCAACCCCTGGCTGGCCCGGCTGCGGATCctaaccgtagcaatagacgatgcgcaatctcagattgcgcatatatttatctgtcaaacggcccgatttgatatatttatctgtcaaaaaatatttatatatctcggacatataaatCTCGAAAATTCATGCGCAATCTTAGCGCAATCTTGGATTaatacgtttgtttacatatagCGGTAGGTattgaaacgaaaaaataTGAGATGAGCGTTGATTTTTGAGCCAAAAATctaattaaattttgattacAGCCATGGAGAACGAATCGCCGAACGTGCCGAATCGCCGGAACTATATAAAATTGGTAAATATATAATCATTCTGTTTTTTATACCGGTGTTTTTGTAGTGGAAGCAAtgcttgggttttttttgtagctttatttttccttaaatGATATATGTTCAGTGTTTGTGATTTGTGTATGCGGTTATACTAAAGAAATTTAGAAATATGGGCAACaattgaattattattaaatttcgattattttccggcttggaaaaaaaacaacaccgctgctgcttctccaGCTACCggcaatttttttaaacgacAGCTGCTTTgcagtttgttaaaaaaaattgtaaaaattgtaGATTGTTAAAAAgtcaaattgtaaaaattgtagattgcaaaaattgtaaaaaaattaaattgtaaaaatagtaaattgtaaaaattgtactaatttaatGTACCTAGCTAGTCTTTATTGTTACAGGAATAAACCATTGAactgaaatgttttatttgtacaTTGCAGCTCTTTGAGAACTGACCTGGCTGTACCACGGGATGTTATGTTTCTTATTAGTCCGCATACACTAATAATCGTTTGGAATTCTGGAATGTAGGTTATGCGGTTTTGGTCTTCTTCCAACAGGAAATCTTTCTTATATTTCGGAATACCAACTATTCCTGCTGGCCCTGCTTTCCTGCACCATTTTTGCTGCAACCTCTACCCCAACTGCTACAATGGAAGCtattgctgttgccgctgcgattaaaaaaaactttcttatttttacagGAACGTTTAtgtatatttaaatattttatattacagCTCTCTCGAGTTAGAGGACTGATAATGGAAGAAAACTGCTGCATCTTCCGGGCCATCAAAATAATAACGGGGTCATGGGGATGGTGAATGAATAGAGTCGAGAttaatcgtttttttattattgatttgCTTCCAGAATGTTGAGAAAAGCCTTCGGCTAATTGCCGAGGTGGAACGACGGCCTGCTTTATGGCAAAAGCGGTCGGAGTTCTACAAAAACGGTATTCGGCGAAGGGATGCGTGGACCGAGATTGGTGGACTCTTGGACCTCACCGTCGAAGAGGCGAGCTACCAGTGGAGGAAGCTGCTGACCAGCTACAGGACTTATAAGTCCAAGCTGCGTAAAAGTCAGCAAAGCGGAGCAGGTActaatcaaatttaaaataatatgaaaTTGTTCAATGACATAATTTTATCATTCGTAGCGGCTGAGGACGTCTTCCACCCAAGATGGTTCGCCTTCGACGCGATGAGGTTCCTCGATGATACCATGAAGGACGGCACGCATCTCGATACGGtaagttgttttgttatttatctgtaaattttatatttcactGCGAGTTAAGGGCGGTCCTGtggcacagcaacaacatgcccgtcatgggttgaaGCCTCATATGGACCGTTCTCAAACGATCGCAAATAAATCGTTTTATCTGAATAACTTGCCAAGCGTGATTCACGTTGAACCATTCTTTCATCTAAACAATGGTGGGTGGACAATGCAAAGGTACAAGAGTACTAACGACGATGTGGGTTAGCATATTATTCATATAATGTATAATTGCATGTAATCTATGCACATTCTACGATTTAATAACTACTGATTAGCTTAATAATTGACACATACAAAGAGTTGTATTGCATTAATGATTAAGTTGGTTATTATACTTAAGATCATGTGCAATGTGTAAACGTATATTCAACAAGTCGTTTGGCGTGCGACAGGGTATGCCTTGTAGTCCGCTCATTGTAGCTGGAGCTCTCTCGCCTTctacaaaacgcccattgacgACCCTGTCAAAAGATGAAGGGCGAGTGTATGTATTGCGTGAAGCACTCTGTCGAAGAAAATTATGGAGATATATTGTTGTCATAATAACCGTTTTAGCATCTTCTGGCTCTAGCAGAATCGGGCTTTTATAAATGCGGAAACGGTTGGCTAAAATCCCGAACACATTTTCAACGATCATTCGAGCACGAGAGTGACGTTTGTTGAAAACTCTTTCAATTGTCCCTTCCGCATGCATGCCTCCAAATGGTCGAATGCAGTACCTGGTAAAAGCAAACGCTTTATCGCCTAAAAGAAAGTAAGGTACTCGCATTGCATATGGAACTCGCAGTGGTTCAGGTTCCGGTACATTCAAACTGTTGTTTTCCAGCCTCTGGTATAagcgtgtgtttttaaatacACCTCCGTCAGATATTCCACCTTTTCCTCCAATATCTGCATGTAAAAAGTTGTAATCGGCATCTACTACCGCAAGTAAAACAATGCTGAAATAATGTTGATAGTTGTAATACTCTGATCCACTATTACTAGGCTTTTCCACTTGTACGTGTTTGCCATCAATGGACCCAATTGCATGCGGAAAATTCCACCTTTGTTCAAACTTTTTTGATTTCTCCTTCCATTCTTCTGCTGTGGACGGCATCTGAAATGATAATAACACATACaaagataaattaattatatatttcataaatttaacTCATATGTATTGCTCGTCGTTGGATATCAATGCAaccttatttattttgtaactttttgATTATGCTatctcattattttttatctctcttttcAGTTCGATGACGAACAAGACACCTCCACCCAAGCCCACCCAATCCCTTCTTGTTCCTATTCCTCAATTCCGCCCCAACCAACAATCCCAGCACCAACAATCCCAGCACCAACAATCCCAGCACCAAATccagcaccaacaacagcacgaACTACAGCACCAACTACAGCACCAACCCCAGCACGAACTCCAGTACCGATCCCAGCACCAATCcgagcaacaacaactccAGCACCAACCCCAGCACAAACCCCAGCACCGACCCCAGCACCAAGCCCAGCACCCACTCCAGCGATGGAAAATTATTTGTCCATGTTTGGCCAGTGGGTGGGGGCATGGTTAATCCATTTACCACCAGACCAACAAAACGATGCCACTAATCGTTTGCGGCAGACGATGCTGGAGTGGGATCTGgaacacaataaaaaataaaataaaaaaaaatacaaaaacatacCTTTACATAGCTCCgcaaatgtttatttaaacaagcacacacatccTTTACAATTTTGGCAATCGATGATTTAGAAACCTAAAATTATACAATACTCATTAAAATCCgaacatttcattttaattcgtTCAACATTAGGCTCTTGCATCGTTTTCGATTGCTAACTTCTCTTCACTTGCTTTTGTCCGAAAAAGTTTTATCAGTCCTGCGTACGGGGAGACGGTTTGTATGAGATTCGATGTTGCCACGGTGCTGCCATGGAAAAGACCGACGCCACTACCGTCTCCAATCGGACCgccgaaacaagaaaaaaaacaaaacatacttaCCCGAAACAAGTATTGCAAGCTTGCAAATGTCTCCCCCGTTGCCAAATACCGCAATGTTATTAAAAGCCTTTCTTGGGCCGTGATCGCTTCTCGCATATTTGTATCCATGCGGCTTATTTCTGGACCGACCAAGGCATAAAGACGATCGAAATCTTCGTGTTTCATCCGCATAAAATTTTTTATCGTATCGTTTACCATTTCGGCCTTGATGTCGTCCAACAGACGATTTCCATCCTGTCTTCTGCGGAAGAAAACTGGTCGCATCCACCACCGACGGTTTCGCCGAAGACGCCGGTTGTAATTATGATCGTTGTTTGATAAATAATCACTCATGGCTGGAAAATGAAGCTGCTTACggattaacacgttcagttgtGGCGgaagccaaaacaaaacaacacaacgcatgcaaatgacgtttataggcCAGGGTTGGCTTCGCGGAAAcgatatattttttgacagataaatatatgcgcaatctgagattgcgcatcgtttaTTGATACGGTAAAACATCTTCGCAATGGGCGcagacaaaaaataaagacTGGGGCATCCCCCCTCCGGTGAAAACGCGTGAAAGTGCACAAACGGCGGCACCTGGCACGCCTTATAGATTGATATAGGCTGGTTGATGAGGTAGATGGGAAAAGATGGAAGTTCCTCTCGTCGGTagcgggaaaaagggaaaataaataaataataataatacatcGCTTAGCGATAGCTCCACTTGCCACAAACCGATCGATCTCTCTGGATGCCTGGGTGGATGACGTACGCTTGAAAGGCGTCGCCGGACCCACACCCATTACGTACCGTCCTACCTAGTGCGCTCCTTCAAATGCGATCGATCCCGAAGATGTCGACAGAGGGAGCTAGCTAGCGAGCGAGCGGTCCCATGACTGGGCTAAGTAATCAATTATGAGCATTATGACGGCACCCGAGGTCTTCCCGAGCAGGGGATGATGGGTGGAGATGAgacgtaaaataaaaaaataaacccttcAAAACCAAAGCAAGCAATCGAGGCAGCGAATTAACCTATCACGCCGCAAACGATCGCGCGCGTCTTGAAAGCGGATGATGAAGACGATTGCGTGAGTTAGGGATTCTGGTGCTGCGCgagagcgttttttttctattggtCTGCATTTGATCTTTCCTCTCCATCTCGGGGATCGTTGTTTTTACTCTGCGACGCCGAGACAAGCGCAATTATAATTGCAACCCAAACCCGATCGAACAGAGCGATACATTACCTTAACACCCTTTTGACTGCTGAAATCCGTACTCAGGCACTGGACGGCGACGTTGATCTGCGAACGATAGCGAGATAGGGAAAAAGACatatataaattaataaattaataaaagatAGCCGCAACAGGGCAACATGCGGTGGTGTTATAAAGCGCAACTGCGAGCCTGTCGTACAAAGTGTGTACAATGTACGAACTTTAGCGGACGCGGCAGCGGCTAGCGGTAAACGATTGCGTGGTAACGattagtgcaaaatgttgTCCTAGGGTTTATGCGCAATCCACCACCTTTCGGCCCCCCGTTTCCGCTGGCCACAATCGTGTCGTGTTAAACACGACCAAGCGGACGCCGGCGATGGACATGCCGATGGCATTCCGAGGGTACTTCATCATTACTACAGCCTCCGCTCGCGGGATGCGGAATTCTCTCACGCGctagtagaagtagtagtgGCCGGATCGGCCGGCGGATTGAATGATTGCATTTGCTTAATTTAATCTTTCTTTCCTAACGGCAGGTTCGCTGCTTGTTTTGTAGGCGGTGTTGATTGTGGTGCCATTTCGTACAAAGTAGTAGGGGtgtctcgtgtgtgtgtgtgtgtgtctgtttgtagGCAAATATTATCCATGGCTTTTGACAGTTGACAGATGATGGGTAAGTCGTTAGATTTGTTTTTACCCGCTAGAGGGTGTAAATGAAGTGTCGACTAGTCGTTATTGAAGGAGAAGCGCGTTTTCTTGAATTGATCGGTTTGGTGGgctatattttaaaattgaatatctttgcacacaaaaacgcaTGCACAATTACTCATGTAAATTAAAGAGAATGCTCATTCAATCTGCACTGTACATTCTATTGCTTACGGTACATTACACCTGTTATCAACCGCTGACCATCCACGTTCAAAGCATTCTCTCTGCAGTAGAAATGGACATTGCGTTGGCACGAAATTCCAATGCCGTCTGGTATGCTTTCCAAGGAAAATCGCAGCTTTCCAAGAACGCAACGGAACGAATTCTAGCCCCAGCTGTCCACCTACAACGTGAACACGCACGCGATTTTCCGCTAGCGGAATGGGCAGTTAATCATTGGGCGTAGGTGATTTGTTAGCCTGGCGTTTGAGGCTCGCGTACCACCGGAAAAAAAGGACGCTTCTcgacgcagcagcaacaagcaaCGCGGAGGGATACCACCGTTAGGCGCAATGACGATCTTCGCGACTGCCACGGCGtgaatgttgatgatgatgatgatgattattattatttttatgaagACAGTTGCACGGTGTACGGGATAAATGGTTGGCCACTTGTTACCGCTGCGCCCATTCACCTACGGGTGGCCATCAGGTGCACGCTGCTTGCGCATAACATTTCCCAAACGATCTGCACACGCTTGCGCGCACTCGCCCTGCCCGCAACCCTTCTTTCCCCCACGAGGTCGCGAAGGAGATGGATGGTTTGGCGCGCACTTTCCCCCACCGGCAACAGGGCAGCGTAAAGTTTTGCACGTGAGCAAAACCTTCGTTGCAGCACGTCGTCCAGgcactgttgctgttggtttgttttatgcaCACAATctatgcacacaaacacggtggtgctgatggggggggggggggggggggggtaaacCGCGCCAATAGGACGATTTCCACACGCGGTGTGACGTGCGCCATAGAAGAGTAGCGACACCGATCGCACCAAACTGATGGGCGGTGATAAAAAGAGAAGTGATTGCCCCATGTCTGGGTCACCGCGTATGCGCTCAAAACCCTCAACCGCCTCGTTCGTTTGCTTATTAAAAGCGTTTAACGATAATTGCATGACACCGAGGCGAGCACTCAGCGGTCTTCGCCAGGCAGTTTATCGGTTCAATCTAGGGAAAAGAATAATCTAATCAGCTTTCCTCCCCCTCGACCGCGCGTACTGGTGACGCGATCGTAAAAGAAAAGATCAACACGATGGTGGTGGAGATCAgacttttgctgctgctgctgctgctggcatgcGATCGGTCTGACCCCATTTGCCAGGCATCGAGATCGAGCGGATTGATCGTCTCCGATTAGACACGACCCTTGAAGGTTTGCTTTGACACTACTATGTCGCCGAGGTCCGATTCCACCGGAAAAGGGGATTGTACTTTCATCTCGTTAAACGGTTTTACTATCTGCCTCGCTTCGTGTGTGTCGATTTTCCAAATGAGACAACCGAATCACCCTCTCTGTATGTGGTATATGAGAGGGTCAATATAGTGCTCTTTTTAAATGCTGTACACAAGTGAAGCTTTCAAGTTGTAAATTTATAGCACCATCATGATCTTTCCAACAAACTTTTAATATGCCTTTCCGTTTTGGGGGGCTACAATCCACGTGCCACAACGTCGGAAGGTTCGTCGGCAATCACAGCTAATTATGACATTTCCTTCACAACCTGTCGATGCGTTCGATGGCCCAGTGCACCATAAACTCGACCAGTTAAATGCCAATTGGGTGAAAAATAATCATCGTATGTATGTTTGCTCCTCACCCAAATTAAGAAAGAGACGGCTGGCAAAACCCACAAAGGAATGAAGCCATAAATAAAACCCCCCAAGAGAGGACAAAACCGGCGACATCGCCcatgtcttaatcatcatcgATACCATAACCTAACCTCAACATTCTTGAGTCACGTTTTCCGTCTTGTCTCTTTTGCGAAACCGGTGGAAGTTATCTGATGGTAATGCTGAAGCAAGAACCAACAGACATTTGCACACAGCACGGTAAAGAAAACGGGAGATGATACAAATATTGTCACTACCAGCGGACAACTGCATACCAAAGCAGAAGGGACGCTATTAAAGCTCAGAATGTATGCCTGCCGGGATTTTGGCCACGAAtgtttttcacctttttcGGCTGCATTTGCATCGAAAACGGCACCCGATCACTCCGTTCGTGAGTGATGGACGAAGGTGTGTCTCTGCTTTACGATTTTGTCGCATATCACCACTGTGCATCGCAGCAAAAGGGACGAAACCAGCAAAACAGAAGCACAGAAtttgcacacaacaacaacaacaacaacaacaacaacaacaaaaacgaaacaatcaAAACGATTTCGCTGGCGACGGCTGCGACTTCACCGTCAGCGGAGCGCAgacgaacacacaaacaaattaaatgatTATCGCTTTATTTTCGACACATGATTCTGTGTCCCGTCCGACCGCGCAATGAAAGAAGCGTGCCGGTGCGCGCACTGGTCCACTGGCGTTCCCGAAAACGGACAGAAGCCGTTTTTTACGAGgttttatcatcatcatcaccccgGCACAGTGGCCCAGTAGCAGTGGGAGGGTGCGCTGCCACACTTGGACGCGTTTGCCCATTAACAAAtgtaacacacaaacacgcacctTTGTGGAATGAAAGACGCCACGCGGCGgaggaattgatttttcttcCGCCAGCGCCCCTTTTCAACCCcgttttttatcatttcttaTCCGCACAAGGCGGAACAGCGTGTTGCATAGATGCAGGCGGTAAACTGTCAACCGGGTTGCCGGTCCTGGCGAAATCGCAACTCCGTTTTAGTAATATTTTAGCAACTTTATTACACTCCGACAGTTTTATTTCGGTTCCGCGCCAGCGTGTGTTTCGGGACGTTGGCAATGCCTGGGGAGGCCTCAACCGGTGTCTTTCCCAATCTCCGCCGACGGATATAGATTAAGacgtttgcgacaatcgattCGAgatgt encodes the following:
- the LOC133391975 gene encoding uncharacterized protein LOC133391975, with translation MRCVVLFWLPPQLNVLIRKQLHFPAMSDYLSNNDHNYNRRLRRNRRWWMRPVFFRRRQDGNRLLDDIKAEMVNDTIKNFMRMKHEDFDRLYALVGPEISRMDTNMREAITAQERLLITLRYLATGETFASLQYLFRVSKSSIAKIVKDVCACLNKHLRSYVKMPSTAEEWKEKSKKFEQRWNFPHAIGSIDGKHVQVEKPSNSGSEYYNYQHYFSIVLLAVVDADYNFLHADIGGKGGISDGGVFKNTRLYQRLENNSLNVPEPEPLRVPYAMRVPYFLLGDKAFAFTRYCIRPFGGMHAEGTIERVFNKRHSRARMIVENVFGILANRFRIYKSPILLEPEDAKTVIMTTIYLHNFLRQSASRNTYTRPSSFDRVVNGRFVEGERAPATMSGLQGIPCRTPNDLLNIRLHIAHDLKYNNQLNH